In one window of Spartinivicinus marinus DNA:
- the tnpB gene encoding IS66 family insertion sequence element accessory protein TnpB (TnpB, as the term is used for proteins encoded by IS66 family insertion elements, is considered an accessory protein, since TnpC, encoded by a neighboring gene, is a DDE family transposase.) — protein sequence MTLIMRPSASLTAVYLYRPPIDFRKSYQGLAAIVELELGHNPYEGHLYAFTNKKRNKIKCLFWENNGFVLYYKSLVEEKFKWPKRTESLITLSGEQINWLLDGYDINKMVPHKKLHYESCF from the coding sequence ATGACATTGATTATGCGTCCTTCAGCGTCATTAACAGCCGTTTACCTTTATCGTCCTCCTATCGATTTTCGTAAGTCCTACCAAGGGTTAGCCGCGATTGTTGAGCTAGAGTTAGGGCATAACCCTTATGAAGGACACCTCTATGCTTTTACCAATAAAAAGCGTAATAAAATTAAATGTTTGTTTTGGGAAAACAATGGGTTTGTTCTGTATTATAAAAGTTTAGTTGAGGAAAAATTTAAATGGCCTAAGCGGACAGAGTCACTGATTACCCTATCAGGTGAGCAAATAAATTGGCTACTGGATGGGTACGATATCAATAAAATGGTACCCCATAAAAAACTGCATTATGAGTCGTGTTTTTAA
- the tnpA gene encoding IS66 family insertion sequence element accessory protein TnpA yields MATHTALQNKWYKHIQAWKQSNLTQKAYCEQHNLKTNQLSYWYRKFEHADVPQAATLAPSNFVPVTMSEESQIKDNNTPPNLTLQFPNGVCLTGIQLSNIEIVQALLKVL; encoded by the coding sequence ATGGCAACACATACAGCCCTTCAAAATAAGTGGTATAAACATATTCAAGCATGGAAGCAATCCAACCTCACTCAAAAAGCGTATTGTGAGCAACACAATTTAAAAACTAACCAATTAAGTTATTGGTATCGTAAGTTTGAACACGCCGACGTTCCACAAGCCGCTACACTAGCTCCCTCTAACTTTGTCCCTGTGACAATGAGCGAAGAGAGCCAAATAAAAGACAATAACACTCCCCCCAACCTAACACTTCAGTTTCCCAATGGAGTTTGTTTGACGGGTATACAGCTGTCGAATATAGAAATTGTCCAAGCGCTATTGAAGGTACTGTGA